In Phaeobacter piscinae, one genomic interval encodes:
- a CDS encoding transglycosylase SLT domain-containing protein encodes MLRAITRTETGRGGKQGLQPWPWTVNMEGAGKWFQTEDEARAYVFSHFKRGARSFDVGCFQINFKWHGQAFDSIDQMFDPLANAQYAARFLRELHDEFGDWSQAAGAYHSRTPTYANRYTARFDRVRADLKPVETVAAMPVERSRATFTAPQPLAMLHNPSPLIAQGGAPSGAARLGSLVPLTGGGTSAQALIVLK; translated from the coding sequence GTGTTGCGCGCCATCACCAGGACGGAGACCGGCCGCGGTGGAAAACAAGGGCTCCAGCCCTGGCCTTGGACCGTCAATATGGAAGGTGCCGGCAAGTGGTTTCAGACAGAAGATGAGGCCCGGGCCTATGTCTTCTCCCACTTCAAACGCGGTGCACGGAGCTTTGACGTCGGGTGTTTCCAGATCAATTTCAAATGGCATGGTCAGGCTTTCGATTCGATCGACCAGATGTTCGACCCGCTTGCGAATGCGCAATATGCGGCGCGGTTCCTGCGTGAACTGCACGATGAATTTGGTGACTGGTCACAGGCTGCCGGCGCCTATCACTCGCGCACACCCACCTATGCAAACCGCTATACTGCGCGTTTTGACAGGGTGCGTGCGGACCTAAAGCCGGTGGAGACGGTCGCAGCAATGCCGGTAGAGCGCAGCCGAGCCACGTTTACCGCCCCACAACCCCTCGCCATGCTTCACAATCCTTCGCCGCTGATCGCTCAGGGTGGGGCACCGTCTGGTGCTGCCCGCCTGGGATCTCTGGTTCCATTGACCGGCGGCGGCACTTCGGCGCAAGCGCTCATCGTACTGAAATAA
- the flhA gene encoding flagellar biosynthesis protein FlhA: MQKLFSPTVLLAIALMSIIVMMILPMPAWVLDIGLAASFGLAILIFTITLFIERPLDFSSFPTVLLASLMLRLSLNVSSTKLIIGQGHTGTDAAGGVIEGFAQFVMGGSVFLGLVVFGVLLIVNFMVITKGAARMAEVGARFALDAMPGKQLAIDSDMSAGAIDHATARDRRETEQRETTFFGSLDGASKFVKGDAIAGLLITLLNLIMGLIMGVLIHGMPVVSAFETYAILTVGDGLVSQIPSVIISIAAALLLARGGATGSTDIALADQLGKHPAALATVAILMALFALVPGLPFIPFMAGAAVLGYTAYRMSKNLKDREEAEMEEQIEEVMEPKENRALGDILDLDDLHLEFAPDLVSMVLDAGTGLDARIANMRTHVATTFGLILPEIRLTDEPELMTGTYVIKVQGVEQVRGILHPEMVLALMPDNHDALPPGTDVTEPVYGAPARWISSKAQEDAALSGATIVTAPEILATHLLEVIKQNFPRLLTLKSLRRLLNEMTELTDEFRAEANRKLLDELVPDKVPIDTLHTVLRLLLEERVSIRNMPLILETIAEARLHTPQPEIICEHVRQRLGFQLVGEMKREDGTIPLIQLAPEWEETFSTYQIDAQGGAVDIALPPEQFNRLAEGLSERLNTTTEQGVFAAVVTSTRRRRYLRTILKSRGILNPVLSFEEIGLEARPALVGMVPA; the protein is encoded by the coding sequence ATGCAAAAACTGTTCAGCCCAACCGTACTGCTGGCAATTGCGCTGATGTCGATCATCGTGATGATGATCCTGCCGATGCCCGCCTGGGTGCTGGACATCGGGCTGGCCGCCTCCTTTGGGTTGGCGATTCTGATCTTCACCATCACGCTATTTATTGAACGTCCGCTGGATTTTTCGTCTTTTCCGACGGTTCTCCTGGCCTCCCTGATGCTGCGTCTGTCGCTCAATGTGTCGTCGACAAAACTGATCATCGGTCAGGGGCACACCGGTACCGATGCGGCAGGGGGCGTGATCGAAGGATTTGCGCAATTTGTGATGGGCGGCAGTGTTTTCCTTGGTCTCGTGGTGTTCGGCGTGCTGCTGATCGTGAATTTTATGGTCATCACCAAAGGTGCCGCACGGATGGCCGAGGTTGGCGCCCGCTTCGCCCTGGATGCTATGCCGGGTAAACAGCTGGCCATCGACAGCGACATGTCCGCTGGTGCCATTGATCACGCAACCGCGCGCGACCGCCGGGAGACGGAACAGCGCGAGACGACGTTCTTTGGCTCTCTGGATGGTGCGTCCAAATTTGTGAAAGGCGACGCGATTGCTGGTCTGCTGATCACTTTGCTGAATCTGATCATGGGCCTGATCATGGGCGTTCTGATCCACGGAATGCCGGTGGTCTCCGCGTTTGAAACCTATGCGATCCTGACGGTTGGCGATGGTCTGGTATCGCAAATTCCGTCCGTGATTATTTCCATCGCCGCGGCGCTGCTGCTGGCGCGCGGGGGTGCCACCGGGTCCACCGATATCGCGCTGGCTGACCAGTTGGGCAAACACCCGGCGGCCTTGGCCACTGTGGCCATTCTCATGGCGCTGTTTGCTTTGGTTCCCGGCCTGCCTTTCATTCCTTTCATGGCTGGTGCGGCTGTGCTGGGCTACACCGCCTACCGGATGAGCAAAAACCTGAAGGACCGCGAAGAAGCCGAGATGGAAGAGCAGATCGAAGAGGTCATGGAGCCCAAGGAAAACCGGGCCCTTGGCGATATCCTTGATCTGGACGACCTGCACCTGGAGTTTGCGCCCGATCTGGTGAGCATGGTGCTGGACGCAGGGACCGGCCTTGATGCCCGTATCGCCAACATGCGAACGCATGTGGCCACGACATTCGGGCTGATCCTGCCTGAAATCCGCCTGACGGATGAGCCGGAACTGATGACAGGCACCTATGTGATCAAGGTTCAGGGCGTCGAACAGGTGCGCGGCATTCTGCATCCGGAAATGGTTCTGGCCCTGATGCCGGACAATCATGATGCCCTGCCGCCGGGCACAGATGTCACCGAACCCGTCTATGGTGCTCCGGCGCGCTGGATTTCCTCAAAGGCGCAGGAAGATGCTGCACTGTCGGGGGCGACAATTGTGACGGCGCCAGAAATTTTGGCAACGCATCTGCTGGAAGTGATCAAACAGAACTTCCCCCGCCTGCTGACACTGAAATCGCTTCGCCGTCTATTGAATGAGATGACCGAACTGACGGATGAGTTCCGCGCCGAAGCCAATCGAAAGCTGCTGGATGAACTGGTGCCGGACAAGGTTCCGATCGACACATTGCACACAGTCCTGCGGCTGCTTCTGGAGGAACGCGTCTCTATCCGAAATATGCCGCTGATTCTGGAGACCATCGCCGAGGCCCGCCTGCACACGCCACAGCCTGAGATCATCTGTGAACATGTACGCCAGCGGCTGGGGTTCCAGCTGGTTGGTGAGATGAAACGCGAAGATGGGACCATTCCGCTGATCCAGCTGGCGCCTGAGTGGGAGGAGACATTCTCCACCTACCAGATCGATGCCCAGGGCGGTGCCGTCGATATTGCGCTGCCGCCGGAACAGTTCAACCGGCTGGCCGAAGGGCTGAGTGAGCGGCTGAACACCACCACGGAACAGGGCGTATTTGCAGCGGTTGTGACCTCAACCCGGCGCCGTCGATATTTGCGGACAATCCTCAAATCGCGTGGCATCCTCAACCCGGTCCTGTCATTCGAGGAGATCGGACTAGAAGCCAGACCGGCGCTCGTTGGTATGGTTCCCGCATGA
- a CDS encoding flagellar biosynthetic protein FliR, with protein MNLDFLPPELVALLGAGFWHGAIVFLRIGAMVSVLPAFGEKYVPVRIKLAISLAFTFIVAPALPILPPPASPLHYGSLALSEAVVGLALGMAIRMFVHAIQIAGTIAAQSTSLAQVLGGIGAEPMPAIGAVLLISGLALAVMLGLHIRVAEFMIYSYMMFPVGEFPSASGLSDWGVHRVSRSFAMGFSLAAPFLIGSMVYNLTLGVINRAMPALMVAFVGAPVVTFGGLAILMVASPMILDIWSTALMGFFANPGEGMP; from the coding sequence ATGAATCTCGACTTTCTGCCACCTGAGCTGGTCGCCCTTCTGGGCGCCGGCTTTTGGCATGGGGCCATCGTCTTTCTGCGGATTGGGGCAATGGTTTCTGTGCTGCCTGCCTTTGGCGAAAAATATGTACCGGTACGGATCAAACTGGCGATTTCCCTGGCGTTCACATTCATCGTGGCGCCGGCCTTGCCGATACTTCCGCCACCGGCCAGCCCATTGCATTATGGCAGCCTCGCACTCAGCGAAGCGGTTGTCGGTTTGGCGCTGGGAATGGCGATCCGCATGTTTGTTCATGCTATTCAGATTGCCGGCACTATTGCCGCACAGTCGACCTCTCTCGCGCAGGTATTGGGAGGTATCGGCGCAGAACCCATGCCGGCAATCGGTGCGGTCTTGCTGATCTCTGGTCTGGCGCTAGCGGTGATGTTGGGTCTGCACATCCGGGTGGCTGAATTCATGATCTACAGCTACATGATGTTTCCGGTGGGTGAATTTCCGAGCGCGTCAGGGCTGTCGGACTGGGGGGTGCACCGGGTATCGCGTAGTTTTGCGATGGGCTTCTCGCTGGCAGCACCATTCCTGATCGGCTCGATGGTTTATAACCTGACATTGGGTGTCATTAACCGCGCGATGCCTGCGCTTATGGTGGCCTTTGTAGGTGCCCCGGTTGTGACCTTCGGAGGTCTGGCAATTCTGATGGTGGCCAGCCCGATGATCTTGGATATCTGGAGCACGGCGCTCATGGGCTTTTTCGCCAATCCGGGTGAGGGGATGCCATGA
- the flhB gene encoding flagellar type III secretion system protein FlhB, with protein MSDDDSDKSYEPTPQKLEKARKKGEVPKSTDLNVAAAYLGLIVAIYVSGADVVEELGTILMSFLDQPDRLADLFFGGAGTVPLGGILMAVGTSSLPIFIVPMAAVLLSIIAQRALVFAPSKLEPKLSKISIISNAKNKFGRSGLFEFFKSTVKLVLYSVCMGIYLNFRLPDMIASSATGAFVVVMMMAQLALEFLILALIIALGIGVIDAAFQQAEHNRKNMMSRQEVMDEAKEAEGDPHLKGARRQKAHEIAMSQGVADVAEADVVIVNPTHYAVALKWDRAPGQAPICVAKGVDEVAAVIREVANENGVPIHSDPPTARALHAAVDIGQEIHEEHYAPVAAAIRFAEKMRQRAKGMV; from the coding sequence ATGAGCGACGACGATTCAGACAAGTCATATGAGCCAACACCGCAAAAGCTTGAGAAAGCTCGTAAGAAGGGGGAGGTTCCGAAGTCGACGGACCTCAATGTGGCAGCAGCCTATCTTGGTCTGATTGTTGCAATCTATGTATCGGGCGCGGATGTGGTGGAGGAGCTCGGGACGATATTGATGTCGTTCCTGGACCAACCCGATCGCTTGGCCGATTTGTTCTTCGGCGGCGCGGGCACTGTCCCGCTTGGTGGCATATTGATGGCGGTCGGCACGTCCAGCCTGCCGATATTCATTGTACCGATGGCCGCCGTTTTGCTCTCGATCATCGCGCAGCGTGCTCTGGTTTTTGCGCCGAGTAAGCTGGAACCAAAGCTCTCAAAAATTTCGATTATTTCTAACGCAAAGAACAAATTCGGGCGTTCGGGATTGTTCGAGTTTTTCAAAAGTACGGTCAAGCTGGTGCTGTATTCGGTCTGCATGGGCATCTACCTCAATTTTCGGCTGCCAGACATGATTGCCTCTTCGGCCACCGGGGCGTTTGTTGTTGTGATGATGATGGCGCAGCTGGCGCTGGAGTTCCTGATCCTTGCGTTGATCATCGCGCTGGGTATCGGTGTGATTGATGCGGCCTTTCAGCAGGCAGAGCACAATCGAAAGAACATGATGTCCCGCCAGGAGGTCATGGACGAAGCCAAGGAAGCTGAGGGCGATCCGCATCTGAAGGGCGCGCGTCGGCAGAAGGCACATGAAATTGCTATGAGCCAGGGTGTCGCCGATGTGGCCGAAGCTGATGTCGTGATCGTCAACCCGACCCACTACGCGGTGGCGCTGAAGTGGGACCGCGCACCTGGGCAGGCCCCCATATGCGTGGCCAAAGGTGTGGATGAGGTGGCCGCCGTTATCCGAGAAGTTGCCAATGAGAACGGTGTTCCGATCCACAGTGATCCGCCCACCGCGCGCGCGTTGCATGCGGCGGTCGATATCGGCCAGGAAATTCACGAAGAGCATTATGCACCAGTTGCCGCTGCCATCCGCTTTGCGGAAAAAATGCGTCAACGGGCTAAGGGGATGGTGTAA
- a CDS encoding flagellar basal body-associated FliL family protein has protein sequence MLSKLLPVILLLVGTAGGIGAGVMLAPAPAPEEHAEDSGEHAEEITPELPGEEEEQREYIKMANQFVVPVVEREQLSSLVVISLSLETKAGMNEKIHAYEPKLRDVFLQVLFDHANMGGFRGAFTRSDMLTPLRTALREAAQKQLGKDIYDVLIVEMSRQDV, from the coding sequence ATGTTGTCAAAACTACTGCCCGTCATTCTGCTCCTTGTAGGGACCGCCGGTGGAATCGGCGCGGGGGTCATGCTGGCCCCGGCCCCCGCCCCGGAAGAGCACGCCGAGGACAGCGGCGAGCACGCCGAAGAAATCACCCCTGAACTGCCGGGCGAAGAGGAAGAGCAGCGCGAATACATCAAGATGGCGAATCAATTCGTCGTTCCAGTTGTCGAGCGTGAACAGCTCTCCTCACTGGTGGTGATCTCTCTCAGCCTGGAAACCAAGGCCGGGATGAACGAGAAAATCCACGCCTACGAGCCAAAGCTGCGGGATGTCTTCCTGCAAGTGCTGTTCGATCACGCCAATATGGGCGGTTTTCGCGGTGCCTTCACCCGGTCGGACATGTTGACGCCCCTGCGAACCGCTCTGCGCGAAGCTGCACAGAAGCAACTGGGCAAGGATATTTATGATGTGCTGATCGTGGAAATGTCACGACAAGATGTCTGA
- the flgH gene encoding flagellar basal body L-ring protein FlgH, whose amino-acid sequence MKNKTLLANSALAAMITLSACGRLDHVGKPPTFSPASESPEHVAMLFQGLPVNTQTQRPVDQASLWSGSRQSLLGDRRATKQGDILTVVIEIDEEAEISNDTKRSRSGSESLAVPQLLGLPQRLDRKLPEGASMADAVDIGSSSSSGGKGSVKRSEKLELRVAATVVDVLPNGVLSISGTQELRVNFEMRELLVTGYVRPDDISRQNEITYDKIASARVSYGGRGQITDVQQPRYGQQVLDVILPF is encoded by the coding sequence ATGAAAAATAAAACCCTTTTGGCGAATTCGGCCCTTGCGGCTATGATCACGCTGAGCGCCTGCGGACGACTGGATCATGTTGGCAAACCACCGACATTCAGCCCCGCAAGTGAATCTCCTGAACATGTCGCTATGCTGTTTCAGGGCTTGCCTGTAAACACGCAGACCCAACGCCCGGTTGATCAGGCGTCCCTCTGGAGCGGATCGCGTCAGTCTCTGCTGGGGGATCGTCGGGCAACCAAACAGGGTGACATCCTGACCGTCGTTATCGAAATCGACGAAGAGGCAGAAATCTCCAACGATACCAAGCGGTCGCGCTCCGGCTCCGAAAGTCTGGCGGTTCCGCAACTGCTCGGTCTGCCCCAGCGATTAGATCGGAAACTGCCCGAAGGGGCGTCGATGGCTGATGCCGTTGATATCGGCAGCAGCAGCAGCTCCGGCGGCAAAGGTTCTGTGAAGCGCAGCGAGAAACTGGAACTGCGAGTCGCCGCAACCGTGGTGGATGTGTTGCCAAACGGTGTACTGTCGATCAGCGGCACACAAGAGCTGCGCGTCAACTTCGAGATGCGCGAATTGTTGGTGACAGGCTACGTGCGCCCCGACGATATTAGCCGCCAGAATGAGATCACCTATGACAAGATCGCCTCCGCGCGGGTCTCATACGGTGGCCGCGGCCAAATCACCGATGTTCAACAACCCCGTTACGGCCAGCAGGTGCTGGACGTGATCCTGCCATTCTGA
- the flgA gene encoding flagellar basal body P-ring formation chaperone FlgA yields MNRILAIVMLFCAQPAWADILVPVRTIRAKEIVTAEDLVLKQAEVLGAISDPSLVIGQEARVALYAGRPVRPGDVGPPAIVERNDLVTIRFKRGGLTILAEGRSLGRGADGEAIRVMNLSSRTTISGRIAADGTVEVN; encoded by the coding sequence ATGAACCGGATCCTCGCCATTGTTATGCTGTTCTGTGCCCAGCCCGCCTGGGCCGACATCCTGGTCCCGGTGCGAACCATCCGGGCCAAGGAAATCGTGACGGCCGAGGATCTGGTTCTGAAGCAGGCCGAGGTGCTGGGCGCGATCTCCGATCCGTCTTTGGTAATTGGCCAAGAAGCCCGCGTGGCGCTTTATGCAGGGCGGCCCGTGCGCCCGGGCGATGTTGGCCCGCCAGCCATCGTCGAGCGCAACGACTTGGTCACCATTCGGTTCAAACGTGGTGGTCTGACCATTCTGGCCGAGGGCCGTTCGCTTGGTCGCGGTGCTGATGGCGAAGCAATCCGCGTCATGAACTTATCGTCACGCACGACCATCAGCGGGCGTATCGCCGCAGATGGAACAGTTGAGGTAAACTGA
- the flgG gene encoding flagellar basal-body rod protein FlgG, with the protein MRALKIAATGMTAQQLRVETISNNLANMNTTGYNARRAEFADLHYQQVTRAGTVNASDGTVLPTGVQVGLGVRASAISIHLAQGALTQTGNDLDVAIDGKGYLEVTLPSGQSAYTRDGALKRSAEGLVVTSDGFTVSPDITIPSDARNVSINADGEVYAYFDETAEGQLMGQLTLAGFSNPKGLEALGSNLFVETEASGAATVASPGENGLGTLRQGYLEASSVDAVREVTELIEAQRGYEMNAKVISAVDQMMGATTQVR; encoded by the coding sequence ATGCGCGCCCTGAAGATCGCCGCAACCGGAATGACCGCGCAGCAGCTGCGCGTTGAGACAATTTCAAACAACCTCGCGAATATGAACACTACGGGCTATAACGCTCGGCGTGCGGAATTTGCGGATCTGCATTATCAACAGGTTACGCGGGCCGGCACGGTAAATGCCTCCGACGGAACGGTGCTGCCCACTGGTGTGCAGGTGGGCCTTGGCGTCCGTGCCTCTGCCATCTCCATTCATCTGGCGCAGGGGGCCCTGACACAGACCGGGAATGATCTGGACGTTGCCATCGACGGCAAAGGCTATCTTGAGGTCACACTCCCCTCCGGGCAGTCCGCCTATACCCGAGACGGGGCGCTGAAACGGTCGGCCGAAGGTCTGGTTGTCACCTCCGACGGTTTCACTGTCTCCCCGGATATCACCATCCCCAGCGACGCGCGCAATGTCTCGATCAATGCCGATGGTGAGGTCTACGCCTATTTTGACGAAACCGCCGAAGGGCAGCTGATGGGACAGCTGACGCTGGCTGGGTTCTCCAACCCCAAAGGCCTGGAAGCCCTGGGTAGCAATCTTTTTGTGGAGACCGAAGCCTCGGGTGCGGCCACCGTTGCCTCTCCCGGTGAGAATGGCCTCGGCACCCTGCGTCAGGGCTATCTGGAGGCCAGCTCGGTGGATGCCGTCCGCGAGGTCACGGAACTGATCGAAGCCCAGCGCGGCTATGAAATGAATGCCAAGGTCATCTCTGCCGTCGATCAGATGATGGGCGCAACCACGCAGGTACGCTAA
- a CDS encoding flagellar hook-basal body complex protein, with product MGDTGYTTLSRQSGLMREMRVVANNIANSATTGYRAEGVIFSEFIQSAPGQESLSMGRANIRNTSMAQGALTQSGGDLDLAIEGDGYFMVETPMGERLTRSGAFSTNAQGDLVTMDGHRVLDAGRAPVFIPGDAKSIKFGADGTLSADGRALGQIGIFKPEENYQMVREDGVMFRVDGEIEGAGEARVLQGFLEGSNVNAISQLARMVEIQRAYEMGQSFLETEDERVRNAIKNLTKS from the coding sequence ATGGGAGACACCGGTTACACCACCCTGTCCCGCCAATCCGGTCTGATGCGCGAAATGCGCGTGGTCGCAAATAATATCGCCAACTCAGCCACCACCGGATACCGGGCCGAAGGGGTTATTTTTTCCGAATTTATTCAATCCGCTCCCGGTCAGGAATCCCTGTCGATGGGGCGGGCAAATATCCGCAACACCTCAATGGCCCAGGGGGCCCTGACCCAATCGGGCGGTGACCTGGATCTTGCCATTGAAGGCGATGGGTATTTCATGGTCGAAACCCCAATGGGTGAGCGGCTGACGCGGTCGGGCGCGTTTTCCACCAACGCCCAAGGTGACCTGGTCACCATGGACGGTCATCGGGTCCTGGATGCCGGTCGCGCGCCTGTGTTCATTCCTGGCGATGCCAAATCAATCAAATTCGGCGCCGACGGCACACTGAGCGCAGATGGACGAGCGCTCGGGCAAATCGGTATTTTTAAGCCGGAAGAGAATTATCAGATGGTCCGCGAAGACGGGGTTATGTTCCGCGTCGATGGCGAAATCGAAGGCGCTGGCGAAGCCCGCGTGCTCCAGGGTTTTCTGGAGGGATCCAACGTCAATGCCATCTCCCAACTGGCACGAATGGTCGAAATTCAACGCGCCTATGAAATGGGCCAGAGCTTTCTCGAGACCGAAGACGAACGTGTCCGCAATGCCATCAAAAACCTGACGAAGTCGTAG
- a CDS encoding flagellar biosynthetic protein FliQ has protein sequence MMSDGLFYDTLRQALWAAVMMSTPILLVALVVGLAIGLFQALTSVQEMTLTFVPKLTAILVVFWMTMGFMTQTLVAFFDGHVVPLISGGL, from the coding sequence ATGATGAGCGATGGGCTTTTCTACGACACTCTGCGCCAGGCTCTCTGGGCAGCCGTAATGATGTCGACACCGATTTTGCTGGTTGCGTTGGTTGTTGGTCTCGCCATCGGCCTGTTTCAGGCCCTGACATCGGTGCAGGAAATGACCCTGACCTTTGTACCTAAGCTTACTGCTATTCTTGTCGTTTTTTGGATGACCATGGGTTTCATGACGCAGACCTTGGTTGCCTTTTTTGATGGGCACGTCGTGCCGCTGATCTCAGGAGGTCTGTAA
- the fliE gene encoding flagellar hook-basal body complex protein FliE — protein sequence MDIRSLSATTGYAAARPATKVDPEHMPSSAEAKIKASFEEFAGTLQQSEQVSVTAMTGNGDPHALVQALAQTELAVETAVTVRNKVVEAYQEILRMPV from the coding sequence ATGGATATTCGCAGTCTTTCCGCCACCACTGGCTACGCCGCCGCACGCCCCGCGACTAAGGTCGATCCGGAGCACATGCCCAGCAGCGCTGAGGCCAAGATCAAAGCCAGTTTTGAGGAATTCGCCGGCACACTGCAGCAAAGCGAGCAAGTTTCAGTCACCGCAATGACAGGCAATGGCGACCCTCACGCGCTGGTTCAAGCATTGGCCCAGACCGAACTTGCGGTGGAAACCGCAGTGACAGTCCGCAACAAGGTAGTGGAAGCCTACCAGGAAATTCTGCGGATGCCGGTATAA
- the flgC gene encoding flagellar basal body rod protein FlgC: MSEFSKSLSVSASALKAQASRLRHVSENISNADTPGYRRKTVPFEAVRDLRSDVEKVEVGPVRLDRSDLEQVFDPSHPLADESGHYEGSNVDLMIEIADAREAQRSYEANLKMFEQGRQMSSSLMDLLRR; encoded by the coding sequence ATGAGCGAATTTTCCAAATCCCTCTCTGTCTCTGCAAGCGCATTGAAAGCCCAGGCGAGCCGCCTGCGTCATGTGTCGGAGAATATATCCAACGCAGATACCCCCGGGTATCGCCGCAAGACCGTCCCCTTTGAAGCGGTGCGCGATCTGCGCTCCGATGTTGAGAAGGTAGAGGTTGGTCCTGTACGTCTGGACCGATCAGATCTGGAGCAGGTTTTTGACCCCTCTCACCCGCTGGCTGACGAGAGCGGCCATTATGAAGGATCGAATGTAGACCTGATGATTGAGATCGCCGACGCCCGCGAGGCTCAGCGCAGCTACGAGGCCAACCTCAAAATGTTCGAACAGGGGCGGCAAATGTCGTCATCACTGATGGACCTGTTGCGCAGATAA
- a CDS encoding FlgB family protein: MFKELNVFKIAYSMATHAGKRQALVSQNIANADTPGYHAKDIKPFKEVYAQGPRAGDMIASRSNHLHGTAGSGMDWAVTTTRGGGDPNDNTVSIEGEILKGVEVKRQHDRALAIYKSSMNVLRSSLGRN; encoded by the coding sequence GTGTTTAAAGAACTGAACGTCTTTAAGATTGCCTACTCAATGGCCACCCATGCAGGGAAGCGCCAGGCCTTGGTGTCGCAGAACATCGCCAATGCCGATACACCTGGCTATCACGCCAAGGACATTAAGCCTTTCAAAGAAGTCTATGCGCAAGGGCCCCGCGCGGGTGATATGATCGCCAGCCGATCCAACCATCTGCATGGCACCGCCGGCTCCGGCATGGACTGGGCTGTCACGACAACGCGCGGCGGCGGTGATCCTAATGACAACACCGTCTCGATCGAAGGCGAGATCCTGAAGGGGGTTGAGGTCAAGCGACAGCATGACCGTGCATTGGCGATCTACAAATCTTCGATGAACGTGTTGCGCAGCAGCCTTGGCCGGAACTGA
- a CDS encoding FliI/YscN family ATPase, producing the protein MISALNALTQDLANKKLSSAVGRVSEISGGAITVSGLNGQARIGDRLILRRAGSDPLEGEVMRISGSEVSMLPDKAPDRVAVGDAVLLHPTPDFAPADSWIGRVIDPFGAPLDGRPMMRGEATRDLMAEPPKAASRRPMGERLATGLAVFNTILPIVKGQRVGLFAGSGVGKSTLLATLAQNMEADVVVIALIGERGREVNHFVKDVLGDEGMRRAVVIAATSDQSALVRRRCAWSAMAVAEHFRDQGKNVLFLADSVTRFAEAHREIAVSSGEAPALRGYPPSVTPLITGLCERAGPGSGDQGDITAIFSVLVAGSDMDEPIADILRGVLDGHIVLNREIAERGRFPAVDVSRSVSRSLPAAATADENSAILDVRKYLGAYEQSEVMIRAGLYSEGNDVTLDQAVKLWPELDSFFGRSDPEGVQSSFNRLMLMMRRAVAIR; encoded by the coding sequence ATGATCTCAGCCCTCAACGCATTGACCCAGGATTTGGCGAACAAGAAGCTGTCGTCAGCCGTAGGTCGCGTGTCCGAAATTTCAGGTGGCGCGATCACGGTGTCGGGGTTGAATGGCCAGGCACGTATCGGGGATCGGTTGATTCTTCGTCGGGCGGGGAGCGATCCATTGGAAGGTGAGGTTATGCGAATTTCTGGTAGTGAAGTCAGCATGTTACCAGATAAAGCGCCGGATCGCGTCGCCGTCGGGGATGCCGTTCTATTGCACCCTACACCGGATTTCGCCCCGGCTGACAGTTGGATCGGACGCGTGATCGATCCCTTTGGTGCACCTCTGGACGGGCGGCCGATGATGCGTGGCGAGGCGACGCGGGATTTGATGGCCGAGCCACCAAAAGCCGCCTCACGCCGTCCGATGGGAGAGCGACTCGCAACAGGTCTCGCGGTTTTCAACACAATCCTGCCGATCGTAAAAGGACAGCGTGTCGGTCTTTTTGCTGGGTCAGGTGTGGGGAAATCGACGCTGTTGGCCACGCTGGCACAGAATATGGAGGCTGATGTCGTGGTTATCGCGCTGATCGGGGAGCGCGGACGTGAGGTCAACCACTTCGTAAAGGATGTCTTGGGCGACGAAGGAATGCGGCGTGCAGTTGTCATCGCCGCCACATCAGACCAATCAGCGCTGGTGCGCCGCCGATGCGCTTGGTCGGCAATGGCCGTGGCAGAGCATTTCCGCGATCAGGGAAAAAATGTGCTGTTCCTAGCAGATTCGGTGACCCGATTCGCTGAAGCACATCGCGAGATCGCCGTTTCATCTGGCGAAGCGCCGGCCCTGCGCGGATACCCGCCCTCGGTGACACCCTTGATTACCGGTCTCTGTGAGCGTGCGGGTCCCGGCAGTGGCGACCAAGGCGACATCACCGCTATTTTCAGCGTGCTCGTCGCAGGTTCCGATATGGATGAGCCGATCGCTGATATCCTGCGCGGCGTTCTGGACGGACATATCGTGCTCAACCGTGAGATTGCGGAACGAGGGCGATTCCCGGCTGTAGATGTCTCGCGATCGGTTTCCAGAAGCCTGCCTGCGGCTGCTACAGCGGATGAAAATTCAGCCATCCTGGACGTTCGGAAATATCTCGGTGCTTACGAACAATCTGAGGTTATGATCCGCGCGGGCCTGTATTCCGAAGGCAATGATGTGACCCTGGATCAGGCTGTGAAACTCTGGCCAGAGTTGGATTCGTTTTTTGGCAGGTCAGATCCTGAAGGTGTGCAAAGCAGTTTTAACCGCCTGATGCTGATGATGCGTCGAGCAGTGGCGATCCGGTAA